From a region of the Hymenobacter jejuensis genome:
- a CDS encoding (2Fe-2S)-binding protein, whose product MQNDSDFGATSAAAPNDGTRRTFIKQASGILGLVLAPPGLAEVERLAAADSKEVKGVSEMSLKVNGATRTFRAEPRVTLLDALRENLGLTGSKKGCDHGQCGACTVLVNGRRINSCLTLAVMNQGKEITTIEGLADGDKLHPVQAAFIEHDGFQCGYCTPGQIMSGVACIKEGHTKSDDEIREWMSGNLCRCGAYPNIVAAIRDAQQKGGKS is encoded by the coding sequence ATGCAGAACGATTCCGATTTTGGCGCTACTTCGGCTGCGGCTCCCAACGACGGGACGCGGCGTACGTTTATCAAACAGGCATCGGGCATCCTCGGATTGGTGCTGGCGCCGCCCGGCCTGGCGGAAGTAGAGCGGCTGGCGGCTGCCGACTCGAAAGAGGTGAAAGGCGTGAGCGAAATGTCGCTGAAAGTCAACGGAGCGACCCGCACCTTCCGCGCCGAGCCCCGCGTCACGTTGCTGGATGCGCTGCGCGAAAACCTCGGCCTGACGGGCAGTAAAAAGGGCTGCGACCACGGCCAGTGCGGCGCCTGCACGGTGCTCGTCAATGGCCGGCGTATCAACTCCTGCCTCACGCTGGCGGTGATGAACCAAGGCAAGGAAATCACGACCATCGAGGGCCTAGCCGACGGCGACAAGCTGCATCCGGTGCAGGCGGCGTTCATCGAGCACGATGGCTTCCAGTGCGGTTACTGCACCCCCGGCCAGATTATGTCGGGCGTGGCGTGCATCAAGGAAGGCCACACCAAATCGGACGACGAAATCCGGGAGTGGATGAGCGGCAATCTGTGCCGGTGTGGGGCGTACCCAAACATTGTGGCGGCCATCCGCGACGCGCAGCAAAAAGGAGGGAAATCATGA
- a CDS encoding FAD binding domain-containing protein: MNNFSYLQATREKAATEALRKNEQAAYIAGGTTLLDLMKLNVEVHPQLVDINQLPLTGIEAGAKELRIGAMERMSDVGEHPQVIDNYPVISEALLASASPQLRNMASIGGNLLQRTRCGYFRDTAFPCNKRVPGSGCPAQQGDNRNLAILGTSESCIATNPGDLAVALIALDAVVHLENAKGKKRSVPLVDFHLLPGSTPHRETVLEPGELITAVTVPNAPHARRSHYLKVRDRASYAFALVSAAVGLDVQGGQIRSARVALGSVGTKPWRSLEAEKVLTGAPATETTFRAAAAAAVRDARPRQENQFKVELVQNTLVRALTTVAAKA, translated from the coding sequence ATGAACAACTTCAGCTACCTACAGGCGACCCGAGAGAAAGCCGCCACCGAGGCCCTCCGCAAAAACGAACAGGCCGCTTACATTGCCGGCGGCACCACGCTGCTCGATCTGATGAAGCTCAACGTGGAGGTGCACCCGCAGCTGGTCGACATCAACCAGCTACCGCTTACCGGCATCGAGGCGGGTGCGAAGGAACTACGCATCGGGGCGATGGAACGCATGAGTGATGTGGGAGAGCATCCACAAGTGATTGATAATTACCCGGTTATATCAGAGGCTTTATTGGCCAGTGCCTCGCCGCAACTACGCAACATGGCCAGCATTGGTGGCAACCTGTTGCAGCGGACGCGCTGCGGCTATTTCCGCGACACGGCCTTTCCGTGCAACAAGCGCGTGCCCGGCTCCGGCTGCCCCGCGCAGCAAGGCGACAACCGCAACCTCGCCATTCTGGGGACTAGCGAAAGCTGCATTGCTACCAACCCCGGCGATTTGGCCGTGGCGCTCATCGCCCTGGATGCCGTCGTGCATCTGGAGAATGCCAAAGGCAAAAAGCGTAGCGTACCGCTCGTCGATTTTCACTTGCTGCCCGGCAGCACACCTCACCGCGAAACTGTGCTGGAGCCCGGCGAGCTGATTACAGCCGTGACCGTGCCCAACGCGCCGCACGCCCGCCGTTCGCATTACCTGAAGGTGCGTGACCGGGCTTCGTATGCGTTTGCGCTGGTGTCGGCGGCCGTGGGGCTGGACGTGCAGGGCGGCCAGATTCGGAGCGCCCGCGTGGCACTGGGCAGCGTGGGCACCAAACCCTGGCGTTCGCTGGAGGCTGAGAAAGTGTTAACCGGAGCCCCGGCTACCGAGACCACTTTCCGGGCTGCCGCCGCAGCTGCCGTACGCGACGCTCGCCCTCGCCAGGAAAATCAGTTTAAGGTGGAGTTGGTGCAGAATACACTGGTGCGGGCCCTCACTACCGTAGCCGCCAAAGCATAG
- a CDS encoding xanthine dehydrogenase family protein molybdopterin-binding subunit yields MSESNFFDFAAPAGGVVGQPLDRIDGRAKVTGAARYSAEYPLGGLTYGVFSTSSIAKGRIASIDTTLAMKEPGVLAVFTHLNLPKVAKMPDSPERNNSWSPGQSFLPLMSDEIFYSGQPVALVVADTFERATHAASLVRVSYQAEMPVAGIVDPRAEVYEAKAVQGGRMPGRTRRGNPQAALEQAPVRVTATYTHAMNHHNPMEPSATTAVWEGDRLTVYESTQGVTMTQSALSDMLGLPRDKVRVVTQFLGGGFGCKGSSWPHTVLTAQAARAVGRPVKLVLTRRQMFTSVGHREDQRQTITLGATKEGKLTAILHEKTSSTSMFDEWAESNGKVISMLYECPNFETSYKIARANIMTSTYTRAPGEAPGTFAIECAMDDLADQLGIDPLEIRLRNYAERDPSNGQAWSSKSLKQCYARGAELFGWSKRNPKAGATRQGRYLVGMGMASATYPVHNSQGMARVRIFSDGHAVVQSGATDMGVGTYTVMTQVAADALGLPVERVRFELGDTTLPTAPLSGGSVTAGTVSSAIFMAAQDAKRKVLELASGNKTSPLFGAKPEDITVENGRVFLTKNPAKGETYAAMLEHARLTDIEGSGAGRYGGGYTSPGVNADSKGQGTEKYSMHSFGAHFCEVHVDPELGRVRVTRWVGVHAAGRILNAKTARSQVLGGAIFGIGAALMEATHRDPSWVRYTNADLGDYHIPVSADIPDMQVEFIDEHDSHINAMGVKGIGEIAMVGVAAAVANAIFHATGRRVRELPITPEKLMGAGSV; encoded by the coding sequence ATGAGCGAATCTAATTTTTTCGATTTTGCGGCGCCTGCGGGCGGCGTGGTAGGTCAGCCGCTCGACCGCATCGACGGCCGGGCCAAAGTGACGGGCGCTGCGCGGTATTCGGCCGAATATCCCCTCGGTGGGCTTACGTACGGCGTGTTTTCGACCAGTTCCATTGCCAAAGGGCGCATCGCCAGCATCGATACCACTCTGGCGATGAAGGAGCCCGGCGTGTTGGCGGTGTTTACGCACCTCAACCTGCCCAAAGTGGCCAAAATGCCCGATAGCCCCGAGCGCAATAATTCTTGGTCGCCGGGCCAGAGCTTTTTGCCGCTTATGAGCGACGAAATTTTCTATAGTGGGCAGCCCGTGGCCTTGGTTGTGGCCGACACATTTGAGCGGGCCACGCACGCGGCCTCGCTGGTGCGCGTCAGTTATCAGGCCGAAATGCCGGTGGCTGGCATCGTCGATCCTCGGGCCGAAGTATACGAAGCGAAAGCAGTACAGGGCGGGCGCATGCCGGGGCGCACGCGGCGCGGCAATCCGCAGGCCGCGCTCGAGCAAGCCCCGGTGCGCGTAACGGCCACGTACACGCACGCCATGAACCACCACAACCCCATGGAACCGTCGGCGACGACAGCCGTGTGGGAAGGCGACCGCCTCACCGTGTACGAGTCGACCCAAGGCGTGACCATGACGCAAAGTGCCCTGTCCGACATGCTGGGCTTGCCGCGCGATAAAGTGCGCGTTGTGACGCAGTTTCTGGGCGGCGGATTTGGCTGTAAGGGTTCCAGTTGGCCCCATACCGTGCTTACGGCGCAAGCGGCGCGGGCCGTGGGGCGGCCGGTGAAGCTGGTGCTCACGCGTCGGCAAATGTTTACTTCCGTAGGCCACCGCGAAGACCAGCGCCAGACCATCACGCTCGGTGCCACCAAGGAAGGCAAACTCACGGCCATCCTGCACGAAAAGACCTCTTCCACGTCGATGTTTGACGAATGGGCGGAGTCTAATGGCAAGGTAATCAGCATGTTGTATGAATGCCCCAATTTTGAGACTTCCTACAAAATTGCGCGCGCCAACATCATGACTTCCACCTATACCCGTGCGCCCGGTGAGGCGCCCGGTACGTTTGCCATCGAGTGCGCCATGGATGATCTGGCGGATCAATTGGGCATTGATCCGCTGGAAATCCGGTTGCGCAATTACGCCGAGCGCGACCCATCCAACGGGCAAGCGTGGTCGAGCAAATCGCTGAAGCAATGCTACGCTCGTGGCGCTGAGCTATTTGGTTGGAGCAAGCGCAACCCGAAAGCCGGGGCAACGCGCCAGGGCCGTTATTTGGTGGGCATGGGCATGGCGAGCGCCACTTACCCGGTGCACAACTCGCAGGGCATGGCGCGGGTGCGCATCTTCTCCGATGGCCACGCCGTGGTGCAGAGCGGTGCCACCGACATGGGCGTGGGCACGTACACCGTCATGACGCAGGTGGCCGCCGATGCGTTGGGCCTGCCCGTGGAGCGCGTGCGCTTCGAGCTCGGCGACACCACGCTGCCAACGGCTCCGCTCTCGGGCGGATCGGTGACGGCCGGTACTGTGTCGTCGGCAATCTTTATGGCGGCCCAGGACGCTAAGCGCAAGGTACTCGAACTCGCTTCAGGCAATAAAACATCCCCGCTATTCGGGGCCAAGCCCGAAGATATTACGGTCGAGAACGGCCGGGTTTTCCTCACCAAAAATCCGGCAAAAGGCGAAACGTACGCCGCCATGCTCGAGCACGCCCGCCTGACCGATATCGAAGGCAGCGGAGCCGGGCGCTATGGCGGGGGCTACACTTCGCCGGGCGTAAACGCCGACAGCAAAGGCCAGGGCACCGAGAAATACTCCATGCATTCGTTCGGGGCGCATTTCTGCGAGGTGCACGTCGATCCGGAGCTGGGGCGGGTGCGCGTGACGCGCTGGGTAGGCGTGCACGCAGCCGGCCGCATTCTCAACGCCAAAACGGCCCGTAGCCAAGTACTCGGTGGTGCCATCTTCGGCATCGGTGCGGCCCTGATGGAAGCCACCCACCGCGATCCTTCGTGGGTACGCTACACCAACGCCGATCTGGGCGATTACCACATTCCCGTAAGCGCCGATATTCCGGATATGCAGGTGGAGTTTATCGACGAGCACGACAGCCATATCAACGCCATGGGCGTAAAAGGCATCGGCGAAATCGCGATGGTAGGAGTAGCGGCGGCCGTAGCCAACGCCATTTTCCACGCCACCGGGCGCCGCGTGCGCGAGCTGCCCATCACCCCCGAAAAACTGATGGGTGCGGGCTCGGTCTAA